Proteins from a single region of Penaeus monodon isolate SGIC_2016 chromosome 29, NSTDA_Pmon_1, whole genome shotgun sequence:
- the LOC119591791 gene encoding mitogen-activated protein kinase spk1-like has product CLSVLYAIAKRLQEIHEAGIIHGDFKPDNCLITFDEEGNPDAHIIDFGLSTKIGQRSTLSRGHREDWYSILKKRPWYAVETFTGLPLQPATDVVAFSFIVLYVAKKILWKCPQVVKLANSGL; this is encoded by the coding sequence tgtctgtctgtcctttatgCTATTGCAAAACGCCTCCAAGAGATTCACGAGGCTGGTATTATCCACGGTGATTTCAAGCCCGATAATTGCCTGATCACGTTCGACGAGGAAGGTAACCCTGACGCTCATATTATAGACTTCGGTCTTTCGACGAAGATCGGGCAGAGGTCGACCTTAAGTCGAGGTCACAGAGAGGACTGGTATTCCATTCTAAAAAAGAGGCCGTGGTATGCGGTTGAGACCTTTACTGGTCTTCCTCTGCAGCCAGCGACAGACGTGGTGGCCTTCTCCTTCATTGTGCTGTATGTTGCCAAGAAGATACTTTGGAAATGCCCTCAGGTTGTCAAGCTCGCAAACAGTGGCTTGTAG